In one window of Brachyhypopomus gauderio isolate BG-103 chromosome 16, BGAUD_0.2, whole genome shotgun sequence DNA:
- the flot2b gene encoding flotillin-2b yields MGSCLTVGPNEALVVSGGCNGSDQKIYVVGGWAWAWWFLSDTKRITLEIMTLQPKCESVETAEGVAITVTGVAQVKVMTDLDLLAIACEQFMGKSVLEIKSVVLQTLEGHLRSILGTLTVEQIYQDRDQFAQLVREVAAPDVGRMGIEILSFTIKDVYDKLDYLSSLGKTQTAAVQRDADIGVAEAERDAGIKEAECKKEMMDVKFLADTRIADSKRELELQKAAFSQEVNTKKAEAQLAYELQAAKEQQKIRLEEIEIEVVQRKKQITIEEKEIHRTEKELIATVKRPAEAEAYKMQQLAEGLKLKKVLTAQADAEKIRKIGEAEASSIEAVGKAEAEKMRLKAEAYQQYGEAAKTALVLEALPKIAGKVSAPLSRTKEIVILSGDGSSVTGEVNRLLAELPVSVNALTGVDLSKIPLLQKMTSPQA; encoded by the exons ATGGGCAGCTGCCTGACGGTCGGACCCAACGAAGCCCTGGTGGTGTCGG GTGGCTGTAACGGGTCGGACCAGAAGATCTACGTAGTGGGCGGATGGGCCTGGGCCTGGTGGTTCCTGTCGGACACCAAGAG AATTACACTTGAGATTATGACTTTACAACCtaagtgtgagagtgtggagaCGGCTGAAGGAGTAGCCATTACTGTCACAGGTGTGGCACAG GTGAAGGTTATGACTGACCTGGACCTGTTGGCCATCGCCTGTGAGCAGTTCATGGGCAAGTCTGTTCTGGAGATCAAGTCTGTAGTACTGCAAACGCTTGAAGGCCATTTACGCTCCATTTTAG GCACACTGACAGTAGAGCAGATATACCAGGACAGGGACCAGTTTGCACAGCTGGTGCGTGAGGTGGCCGCCCCAGACGTGGGCCGCATGGGTATCGAGATCCTCAGCTTCACCATCAAA GATGTGTATGATAAACTGGACTACCTGAGCTCACTGGGGAAAACACAGACCGCTGCTGTCCAGAGGGACGCCGACATTGGTGTGGCAGAGGCAGAAAGGGACGCTGGGATAAAG GAGGCAGAGTGCAAGAAAGAAATGATGGATGTGAAGTTCTTGGCTGACACCAGAATAGCCGACTCCAAACGGGAGCTGGAGCTGCAGAAGGCGGCGTTCAGCCAGGAAGTGAACACCAAG AAGGCAGAAGCTCAACTGGCCTATGAGCTTCAAGCAGCTAAAGAGCAGCAGAAGATCCGGCTGGAGGAGATCGAGATTGAAGTGGTACAGAGGAAGAAGCAGATCACCATCGAGGAGAAGGAGATCCACCGGACCGAAAAGGAGCTGATTGCCACGGTCAAGCGGCCTGCAGAGGCCGAGGCCTACAAGATGCAGCAGCTGGCAGAGGGCTTGAA GCTGAAGAAGGTGTTGACCGCGCAGGCGGACGCGGAGAAGATCCGTAAGATTGGGGAGGCGGAGGCCAGTTCCATTGAAGCAGTGGGCAAGGCGGAGGCAGAGAAGATGAGGTTGAAGGCGGAGGCCTACCAGCAGTACGGCGAGGCAGCAAAGACGGCCCTGGTCCTGGAGGCGCTGCCCAAG ATCGCTGGTAAGGTGTCCGCCCCTCTGTCACGGACAAAGGAGATCGTCATTCTGAGTGGAGACGGCAGCAGCGTGACGGGCGAGGTGAACCGCCTGTTGGCTGAGCTGCCCGTGTCCGTGAACGCCCTCACAGGCGTGGACCTGTCaaag ATCCCTCTGCTGCAAAAGATGACCAGCCCTCAAGCTTGA